Proteins encoded in a region of the Triticum dicoccoides isolate Atlit2015 ecotype Zavitan chromosome 3A, WEW_v2.0, whole genome shotgun sequence genome:
- the LOC119271761 gene encoding putative E3 ubiquitin-protein ligase SINA-like 6 translates to MSSDGIEATSTRSTEEPMMETKRRRTGKEGSGAGDGTIALEALDCTVCYHPLRPPVFQCAVGHVICSSCHDKLKNKNKCHACATTGGYNRCIAIDHILESVHAPCSNSIYGCTVKTRYLERQEHEKSSPLAPCLTTQLLHHLTDDHNIPVTEFPSGWCLTLEIQVQHSMRVLHMKEEEGGPMFLAKFTPVLPFGNVVSILCVDPHAVPGERKFRCEVDFYCNTLGLRQLSNFQIVSTSLSDGFPAELGSNPFLVPTGSSNSPTTSSSLTIRIAKIIHDRPIGDWRWKSRS, encoded by the exons ATGTCGAGCGACGGAATCGAGGCGACGAGCACGAGGTCCACGGAGGAACCGATGATGGAGACGAAGAGGAGGAGAACAGGGAAGGAGGGGTCCGGCGCCGGCGACGGCACCATCGCTCTCGAGGCGCTGGACTGCACCGTCTGCTACCACCCGCTCAGGCCTCCCGTCTTCCAG TGTGCGGTTGGGCATGTGATCTGTTCGTCTTGCCACGACAagctcaagaacaagaacaagtgcCACGCTTGTGCCACCACCGGAGGCTACAACCGTTGCATAGCGATCGACCACATCCTGGAGTCTGTCCATGCCCCTTGCTCCAACTCCATATACGGTTGCACCGTCAAGACGCGTTACCTTGAGCGACAGGAACACGAGAAGTCAAGCCCACTTGCACCGTGCTTGACCACCCAGCTCCTTCACCATCTCACTGATGATCACAATATACCAGTTACAGAGTTTCCATCCGGATGGTGTCTCACCCTCGAGATACAAGTACAACACAGTATGCGGGTTCTCCACATGAAAGAAGAAGAAGGCGGCCCCATGTTCCTAGCTAAGTTCACACCAGTGCTGCCTTTTGGCAATGTTGTCTCCATCTTGTGCGTTGATCCTCATGCCGTGCCGGGGGAGCGCAAGTTCAGGTGTGAGGTTGATTTCTACTGCAACACCCTGGGTTTGCGACAGCTTTCAAATTTCCAGATTGTAAGCACCAGTCTTTCAGATGGCTTCCCAGCGGAGCTTGGCAGCAACCCATTTCTTGTACCAACAGGTTCTTCTAACTCTCCCACTACCAGCAGCAGCCTCACCATCCGCATTGCAAAGATAATCCATGACAGGCCAATAGGTGACTGGCGTTGGAAATCAAGATCGTAG